From the genome of Nocardia sp. NBC_01503, one region includes:
- a CDS encoding sucrase ferredoxin — protein sequence MTFEGLSCSAAALEVPLPGSATRITGWLCVEQPGAWGRDVIGDEVLGPEITADLAARTKAAQVRPTLIRRPGRNEFNGVRTVLIASSRPQGSWCERFEITDLKELLDLDLHLLNGPAPGIGVRVDDPLILVCAHGKRDQCCALLGRPIAATLAERYPDRVWECSHTGGHRFAPAVIQLPSGLTYGRLRADSALAMVAAADRGEVSLTGFRGRGCYTPVEQVAEVAVRQLISDEIYTAAAVQPAAGDSDAAVRVDDLTVEPTEIDSATAKEPATCAGAATVTHRDGRRWLVTARTVAYAPRQASCGAGPKPATAVVADQVRPLD from the coding sequence ATGACCTTCGAGGGCCTGTCGTGTTCGGCTGCCGCACTGGAGGTTCCGCTCCCCGGCAGCGCGACGCGGATCACCGGCTGGCTGTGCGTCGAACAACCCGGCGCGTGGGGACGCGATGTGATCGGCGATGAGGTGCTGGGTCCGGAGATCACCGCCGATCTGGCCGCCCGCACCAAGGCCGCGCAGGTGCGGCCGACGCTCATCCGGCGACCCGGGCGCAATGAATTCAACGGTGTGCGAACGGTTCTCATCGCCAGTTCACGACCACAAGGGTCCTGGTGCGAGCGCTTCGAGATCACCGATCTCAAAGAACTGCTGGACCTGGATCTGCATCTGTTGAACGGTCCCGCACCGGGAATCGGTGTGCGCGTGGATGATCCGCTGATCCTGGTGTGCGCGCACGGTAAACGCGACCAGTGCTGTGCGCTGCTCGGCCGCCCCATTGCCGCGACCCTGGCCGAGCGGTACCCCGATCGGGTGTGGGAGTGCTCGCACACCGGCGGGCACCGCTTCGCGCCCGCGGTGATCCAGCTGCCCTCCGGCCTGACCTACGGTCGCCTGCGGGCGGATTCGGCGCTGGCGATGGTCGCCGCCGCCGATCGGGGTGAGGTCTCGCTGACCGGTTTCCGCGGTCGCGGCTGTTATACCCCGGTCGAGCAGGTGGCGGAGGTCGCGGTCCGCCAGTTGATCAGCGATGAGATCTATACGGCAGCTGCCGTCCAACCGGCCGCCGGTGACTCCGACGCGGCGGTACGCGTGGACGATCTCACCGTCGAACCCACCGAAATCGACAGTGCCACCGCGAAAGAGCCCGCCACCTGCGCGGGCGCGGCCACCGTCACCCATCGTGACGGCCGCCGCTGGCTGGTCACCGCCCGCACCGTCGCCTACGCCCCGCGCCAGGCCAGCTGTGGGGCCGGGCCCAAACCCGCCACCGCCGTGGTCGCGGATCAGGTCCGGCCGCTGGACTGA
- a CDS encoding YdeI/OmpD-associated family protein, with protein MSALERPTLFFTDEQSFRDWLAANHAAVDGIWLKFAKKGSGYLALEHSAALRQALCFGWIDGQARPLDEEFYLVGFTPRRRRSPWSQRNQGLVAELIEQGLMHPAGQAEIDRAKADGRWENASGRELPEDFLAALARHPEAAAFFETLPMQSRIAVGYHLGSAVRPETRARRLEQLIRKLADGQPL; from the coding sequence GTGTCCGCACTCGAGCGTCCTACCCTGTTCTTCACCGATGAGCAGTCGTTTCGGGACTGGCTGGCGGCCAATCACGCCGCCGTGGACGGTATTTGGTTGAAATTTGCCAAGAAGGGCTCCGGCTACCTCGCGCTGGAACACTCCGCCGCACTGCGTCAGGCGCTGTGCTTCGGCTGGATCGACGGACAGGCGCGGCCGCTGGACGAGGAGTTCTATCTCGTCGGATTCACCCCGCGCCGCCGTCGCAGCCCCTGGTCACAGCGCAATCAGGGCTTGGTCGCCGAACTGATCGAACAGGGCCTCATGCATCCGGCCGGGCAGGCCGAGATCGACCGCGCCAAGGCGGACGGCCGCTGGGAGAACGCCTCCGGTCGCGAGCTGCCGGAGGATTTCCTCGCCGCGCTGGCCCGGCATCCGGAGGCGGCGGCCTTCTTCGAAACCCTGCCCATGCAATCGCGGATCGCCGTCGGCTACCACCTGGGCAGCGCCGTCCGCCCGGAGACCCGGGCGCGCCGACTGGAGCAGTTGATTCGCAAACTCGCCGACGGACAGCCGCTATGA
- a CDS encoding alpha/beta fold hydrolase: MELTVAREAFGDVLIAYRDSGAEAATDAVPVLLVHGMGGDGHTWDRFAARLVRHGRRVIIPDLRGHGRSAHTDSYRFPEFGADVVRLCDRLGLDRVDLIGHSLGGYAVSWAAMERPELVRRLVIEEQPLPLRSGDEQVTFTRRLPSVPELWHATSSLLRHPRAVLAFDRSMTGIALEQFRKPYPEWWEGLADISAPTLFLRGGPGGMVDPVKLESMAAAVPECTVRAFGCGHSIHRDRYHEFEAAVLPFLGH, from the coding sequence GTGGAGTTGACGGTTGCGCGCGAGGCGTTCGGGGACGTGCTGATCGCCTACCGGGATTCCGGGGCGGAGGCTGCCACGGATGCCGTGCCGGTGCTGCTGGTGCACGGTATGGGCGGGGACGGGCATACCTGGGATCGGTTCGCGGCGCGGCTGGTGCGGCACGGGCGCCGGGTGATCATCCCGGATCTGCGGGGGCATGGGCGCAGCGCGCATACCGATTCGTACCGCTTTCCCGAGTTCGGGGCGGATGTGGTGCGACTGTGTGATCGGCTCGGACTGGATCGGGTGGATCTGATCGGGCATTCGCTGGGCGGCTATGCGGTGTCCTGGGCGGCGATGGAGCGACCGGAGCTGGTGCGCCGCTTGGTGATCGAGGAACAGCCGCTACCGCTGCGCTCGGGGGATGAGCAGGTGACCTTCACCCGGCGGCTGCCGTCGGTGCCGGAGCTGTGGCATGCCACCAGCAGTCTGCTGCGGCATCCGCGGGCGGTGCTGGCCTTCGATCGGTCCATGACCGGTATCGCGCTGGAGCAGTTCCGCAAACCGTATCCGGAGTGGTGGGAGGGGCTGGCCGATATTTCCGCGCCGACGCTGTTCCTGCGCGGTGGGCCGGGCGGGATGGTGGATCCGGTCAAGCTGGAGTCGATGGCGGCCGCCGTACCGGAGTGTACGGTGCGGGCGTTCGGCTGCGGGCACAGTATTCACCGCGATCGGTATCACGAGTTCGAGGCCGCGGTGCTGCCGTTCCTGGGGCACTGA
- a CDS encoding DNA polymerase Y family protein: MAAAAEAGAPVTRPVAVLSANRVVACSATARAEGIRRGLTKREAQGRCPELLVAQEDPDRDARLFEPVVAAVDATVPGVEVLRPGLLVLSARGAARFFGSEELAAERLVDAVAAVGVECQIGIADELSTAVLAARRAAIVPPGRGAEFLAPLPVSELSVEPALAPPQRAELVDLLHRLGLRRIGDFAALTSAEVSSRFGSDAIAAHRCSRAEPERPPSAQTPAPDLTVEYRCDPPIERVDAAAFAGRLLATRLHEALAAASVACTRLEIHAETESGEHFSRIWRCAEPLTPDSTADRVRWQLDGWLTRRSLDRARRARRDTTGAPDVPEWDDAPNDPITVLRLEPIEVVSAGALQLGLWGGVGADEERARRALVRVQGLLGGDAVRLGVLSGGRGPAERVTLVPLGEEPVPAADPARPWPGRLPEPAPTVVWASRPEVRLEAADGTPVWVTDRGLFTADPANLHWGRRSWTLIGWAGPWPLDDRWWTHQQGFAARAQVLLDTDHRALLLLGYDRTWHVEGLYE; the protein is encoded by the coding sequence ATGGCCGCGGCCGCCGAGGCGGGTGCGCCGGTGACACGGCCGGTGGCGGTGCTCTCGGCGAATCGGGTGGTGGCGTGTTCGGCGACGGCGCGGGCGGAGGGGATCCGGCGCGGGCTGACCAAGCGGGAGGCGCAGGGGCGCTGCCCGGAATTGCTGGTGGCGCAGGAGGATCCGGATCGGGACGCACGACTCTTCGAACCGGTGGTGGCGGCCGTGGACGCGACGGTGCCCGGGGTGGAGGTGCTGCGCCCCGGACTGCTGGTGCTGTCCGCGCGCGGTGCGGCGCGGTTCTTCGGATCGGAGGAGCTCGCCGCCGAGCGACTGGTGGACGCGGTAGCGGCGGTCGGCGTGGAATGCCAGATCGGTATCGCCGACGAGTTGTCCACCGCCGTGCTGGCGGCCCGCCGCGCGGCCATTGTCCCGCCCGGTAGGGGCGCGGAATTCCTTGCGCCGCTGCCGGTCTCGGAACTGTCGGTGGAGCCCGCGCTGGCTCCACCGCAGCGAGCCGAGCTGGTGGACCTGCTGCACCGCCTGGGGTTGCGGCGTATCGGTGACTTCGCCGCCCTGACCTCGGCGGAGGTCTCCTCCCGCTTCGGCTCGGATGCCATTGCCGCGCACCGCTGTTCCCGCGCCGAACCCGAGCGTCCGCCGTCGGCGCAGACCCCCGCTCCCGATCTCACCGTCGAATACCGTTGCGACCCACCGATAGAGCGGGTGGACGCGGCGGCCTTCGCCGGTCGTCTGCTCGCCACCCGACTGCACGAGGCCCTGGCCGCGGCATCGGTGGCCTGCACCCGCCTGGAGATTCACGCGGAAACCGAATCCGGCGAACACTTCTCGCGTATCTGGCGCTGCGCCGAACCCCTCACCCCCGACAGCACCGCCGACCGGGTGCGCTGGCAACTCGACGGCTGGCTCACCCGCCGTTCCCTGGACCGCGCCCGTCGTGCGCGACGGGATACCACCGGCGCACCGGATGTTCCGGAGTGGGATGACGCCCCGAACGATCCGATCACCGTGCTGCGACTGGAGCCGATCGAGGTGGTCTCGGCCGGTGCGCTGCAGCTGGGCCTGTGGGGCGGCGTCGGTGCGGACGAGGAGCGCGCCCGCCGCGCGCTGGTCCGGGTCCAGGGCCTGCTCGGCGGTGATGCCGTACGGCTCGGCGTACTCAGCGGTGGTCGCGGTCCCGCCGAGCGCGTCACCCTGGTCCCGCTCGGTGAGGAGCCGGTCCCCGCCGCCGATCCGGCCCGGCCCTGGCCGGGCCGTCTCCCCGAACCCGCCCCCACCGTGGTGTGGGCCTCCCGCCCGGAGGTCCGCCTGGAGGCCGCCGACGGCACCCCGGTCTGGGTCACCGACCGCGGCCTCTTCACCGCCGATCCGGCCAACCTGCACTGGGGTCGCCGCTCCTGGACCCTCATCGGCTGGGCGGGACCGTGGCCCCTGGACGACCGCTGGTGGACCCACCAGCAGGGCTTCGCCGCTCGCGCCCAGGTACTGCTCGATACCGATCACCGCGCCCTGCTCCTACTCGGCTACGACCGCACCTGGCACGTCGAGGGCCTCTACGAGTGA
- a CDS encoding serine/threonine-protein kinase, with the protein MTERARPIVGPDYLVAGRYRLQSKLGGGGMGAVWLATDRLLHRDVAIKQVLTTAGLSEDEAREVRQRIMHEGRVAAKLSHEHAIAVYDVVLEAGEPWLVMEYLPSRSVAKALSLANALPPIEVAQIGAQVADALATAHSAGIVHRDIKPGNILVADRGDEVGMVKLSDFGISSGAGDASDDPGDVITGTPAYLPPEVARGTQPSAASDVFSLGATLYTAIEGQPPYGFHEDSDVIVERAAMAQIIPPQRSGPLTSVLLHMMEPAPQRRPTMVEARNEILTAAFGPGTAPYILGAPVRTDDGTIPAWAARNSAAGLRSPNSSPLPRPQRNNAAAAAAPQPKSKSTSFDFAKLGPNAGPLAVAIGLLIGLLIIIVILVAL; encoded by the coding sequence GTGACCGAACGCGCCCGTCCCATCGTCGGCCCCGATTACCTCGTGGCCGGTCGCTACCGCCTGCAATCCAAGCTCGGTGGCGGTGGCATGGGTGCGGTATGGCTGGCCACCGACCGCCTGCTGCACCGGGATGTCGCCATCAAACAGGTGCTCACCACCGCCGGACTCAGCGAGGACGAGGCGCGCGAGGTGCGTCAGCGCATCATGCACGAGGGCCGGGTCGCGGCCAAGCTCTCGCATGAGCACGCCATCGCCGTCTACGACGTGGTGCTCGAGGCCGGTGAACCCTGGCTGGTCATGGAGTATCTGCCCTCTCGCAGTGTGGCCAAGGCACTTTCGCTGGCCAACGCGCTCCCGCCCATCGAGGTCGCGCAGATCGGCGCGCAGGTCGCCGACGCGCTCGCCACCGCGCACTCGGCCGGCATCGTGCACCGCGATATCAAGCCCGGCAATATTCTCGTCGCCGATCGCGGGGACGAGGTCGGCATGGTCAAGCTCAGCGACTTCGGTATCTCCAGCGGTGCGGGCGACGCCTCCGACGATCCCGGCGACGTCATCACCGGTACCCCCGCCTACCTGCCGCCGGAGGTCGCGCGCGGCACCCAGCCCAGCGCCGCCAGCGACGTATTCTCGCTCGGCGCAACGCTGTACACCGCCATCGAAGGCCAGCCGCCCTACGGCTTCCACGAGGACAGCGATGTGATCGTGGAGCGCGCCGCCATGGCGCAGATCATTCCGCCGCAGCGCAGCGGACCGCTCACCAGCGTGCTGCTGCACATGATGGAGCCCGCACCGCAGCGCCGGCCCACCATGGTCGAGGCGCGCAATGAAATCCTCACCGCCGCATTCGGTCCCGGTACCGCGCCCTATATTCTCGGCGCGCCCGTCCGCACCGATGACGGCACCATTCCGGCCTGGGCGGCACGCAACTCCGCCGCCGGACTGCGCAGCCCGAACTCCAGCCCGCTGCCCCGGCCGCAGCGCAACAATGCCGCGGCGGCCGCTGCGCCGCAACCGAAGTCGAAGTCCACCTCGTTCGACTTCGCCAAACTCGGCCCCAACGCCGGACCGCTCGCCGTGGCGATCGGCCTGCTCATCGGCCTACTGATCATCATCGTGATACTCGTAGCGCTCTAG
- a CDS encoding response regulator transcription factor, which translates to MLLSVRVFLVDDHAVFRSGVRAELSRESDMEVVGEAGGVAEAIAGIKATTPDVVLLDVHMPDGGGVAVLQGIETGPVCLALSVSDAAEDVIAVIRAGARGYVTKTISGPELADGIRRVSGGDAVFSPRLAGFVLDSFTGKSPVPEPPLDPELDSLTPRELEVLRLLARGYTYREIAENLFISVKTVETHASNVLRKTQQSNRNALTRWAHRRRID; encoded by the coding sequence ATGTTGTTGAGCGTCCGGGTCTTTCTGGTCGATGATCACGCGGTGTTCCGGTCCGGGGTGCGGGCCGAGTTGAGTCGCGAATCGGATATGGAGGTGGTCGGCGAGGCCGGTGGGGTGGCCGAGGCCATTGCCGGAATCAAGGCCACCACACCGGATGTGGTGCTGCTCGATGTGCATATGCCCGACGGGGGTGGCGTGGCGGTGCTCCAGGGCATCGAGACGGGGCCGGTGTGCTTGGCGCTCAGCGTCTCCGATGCCGCCGAGGATGTGATCGCGGTGATTCGCGCGGGTGCGCGCGGCTATGTCACCAAGACCATCTCGGGACCCGAGCTGGCGGACGGCATTCGCCGGGTATCGGGCGGTGATGCCGTATTCAGCCCGCGCCTGGCCGGCTTCGTGCTCGACTCGTTCACCGGTAAGTCCCCGGTCCCCGAACCGCCCCTGGATCCCGAACTCGATTCGCTGACCCCGCGTGAGCTCGAGGTGCTGCGCCTGCTCGCGCGCGGCTACACCTACCGAGAGATCGCCGAGAACCTCTTCATCTCGGTGAAGACGGTGGAGACCCACGCCTCGAACGTGCTGCGAAAGACCCAGCAGTCCAACCGAAACGCCCTGACTCGCTGGGCCCATCGCCGCCGAATCGACTGA
- a CDS encoding ATP-binding protein, producing the protein MSEARASIEGMYPAAPLFDPARGAFDPARGSLDAGGGTQPPKLVRRTGGRVVGGVAGGVADHLGIDVLKVRIAFVLLSGLLGAGVVAYGMLWIFTPGGADEVRPSSSERRQAVGLVLLGLALSVGMSWLFSGTAAHVIGPIIVVAIGAALVWREFDADGPRSGIGLPARPSVVTWARIVGGATLIVVGLGVVVLARVNWSSMGSALLAVAVTLIGAGLLTVPLWLRMVRALNDERAARIRNDEREEIASHLHDSVLQTLALIQRQAEDPHEVVRLARSQERELRKWLFDDAGPAESSLAAALRTIAGEVEDQHGVKVTPVTVGDVSMDVDDSGIGLPKEHFTAVLGASREALVNAAKHAEVPAIDLFAEVEPHQVSVFVRDRGKGFDVNAVESDRQGLTRSIRARIERRGGKVEILSTPGRGTEVRIIMPRKDGADERIVVQQENHEGDGATAE; encoded by the coding sequence ATGTCAGAGGCGCGTGCCAGTATCGAAGGCATGTATCCGGCCGCACCCCTGTTCGACCCTGCCCGCGGGGCGTTCGATCCCGCGCGCGGGTCCCTCGACGCGGGCGGTGGCACGCAGCCGCCGAAACTGGTGCGGCGTACCGGTGGCCGGGTGGTCGGCGGTGTGGCGGGCGGGGTCGCCGATCATCTCGGTATCGATGTGCTCAAGGTGCGCATCGCGTTCGTGCTGCTGTCCGGTCTGCTCGGGGCGGGGGTGGTCGCCTACGGCATGCTGTGGATCTTCACGCCCGGCGGGGCGGACGAGGTGCGGCCGTCCTCCTCGGAGCGGCGGCAGGCGGTCGGCCTGGTGCTGCTGGGTTTGGCGCTCTCCGTTGGTATGTCGTGGTTGTTCAGCGGGACCGCCGCGCATGTGATCGGCCCGATCATCGTGGTCGCCATCGGCGCGGCGCTGGTGTGGCGCGAATTCGACGCGGACGGACCGAGATCGGGCATCGGACTACCCGCGCGCCCGTCGGTGGTCACCTGGGCGCGCATTGTCGGCGGTGCCACGCTGATCGTGGTCGGGCTGGGCGTGGTGGTGCTGGCGCGGGTCAACTGGAGCTCGATGGGTTCGGCGCTGCTGGCGGTGGCGGTGACGCTGATCGGGGCCGGACTGCTCACGGTGCCGCTGTGGCTGCGTATGGTGCGGGCGCTCAATGATGAACGGGCGGCGCGTATTCGCAATGACGAGCGCGAGGAGATCGCCTCGCATCTGCACGATTCGGTGCTGCAGACCCTCGCCCTGATCCAGCGGCAGGCGGAGGATCCGCACGAGGTGGTGCGGTTGGCGCGCAGTCAGGAGCGTGAGCTGCGCAAGTGGTTGTTCGACGACGCCGGACCGGCCGAGTCGAGTCTGGCCGCGGCGCTGCGCACCATCGCCGGTGAGGTGGAGGATCAGCACGGGGTGAAGGTGACGCCGGTGACGGTCGGCGATGTCTCCATGGATGTGGACGACAGCGGAATCGGCCTGCCCAAGGAGCATTTCACCGCGGTGCTGGGTGCGTCGCGGGAGGCGCTGGTGAATGCGGCCAAACATGCCGAGGTGCCCGCCATCGATCTGTTCGCCGAGGTGGAACCGCATCAGGTGAGTGTGTTCGTGCGCGATCGCGGTAAGGGTTTCGATGTGAACGCGGTGGAATCCGATCGTCAGGGTCTGACGCGCTCCATTCGCGCCCGCATCGAGCGGCGCGGCGGCAAGGTGGAGATCCTGTCCACCCCGGGGCGCGGGACCGAGGTGCGAATCATCATGCCGCGCAAGGATGGTGCGGACGAGCGCATAGTGGTGCAGCAGGAGAATCACGAAGGTGACGGAGCTACCGCCGAATGA
- a CDS encoding MspA family porin: protein MITKAAIAAALTAAGLVFGAGDAHAGALAPHEKTTVAPNGMTITVGHQDNAARPVAPLNGMPTSREVYLDNTSYGRIEGGGGKIRTGYFFACAVDLDVQFSVEGSVGADASVSVGVSADTLGVTPHADADITPTIGGSIGFDMTIAPGTITDVKLGEKQIPAGGTGYIVNRDYKLTVEGCGGPLTVQAYTIIEATSPEVDAADWVMGDAVVL from the coding sequence ATGATCACCAAGGCCGCCATCGCCGCCGCACTCACCGCGGCCGGACTCGTCTTCGGCGCGGGGGACGCGCACGCCGGAGCACTGGCACCACACGAGAAGACCACCGTGGCACCGAACGGTATGACGATCACCGTCGGACATCAGGACAATGCGGCCCGGCCGGTCGCACCCCTGAACGGAATGCCGACCAGTCGGGAGGTGTACCTGGACAACACCTCCTACGGCCGGATCGAGGGCGGCGGCGGAAAGATCCGCACCGGATACTTCTTCGCCTGCGCCGTCGACCTGGATGTGCAGTTCTCCGTGGAGGGCTCCGTCGGCGCGGACGCCTCGGTCTCGGTCGGCGTCAGCGCGGACACCCTCGGCGTCACACCGCACGCCGACGCCGACATCACCCCGACGATCGGCGGCAGCATCGGCTTCGATATGACCATCGCGCCCGGCACCATCACCGATGTGAAACTCGGCGAGAAGCAGATTCCCGCCGGCGGCACCGGCTACATCGTCAACCGTGACTACAAGCTCACCGTCGAGGGCTGCGGCGGACCGCTGACCGTGCAGGCGTACACCATTATCGAGGCCACCTCGCCCGAGGTCGACGCCGCGGACTGGGTCATGGGCGATGCGGTGGTGCTGTGA